Proteins encoded within one genomic window of [Enterobacter] lignolyticus SCF1:
- the mdoG gene encoding glucans biosynthesis protein MdoG: MKHKPQMMKLRWLGAAVMLSLCTSSAWAFNIDDVAKQAQSLAGKGYEAPKSNLPSVFRDMKYADYQQIQFNHDKAYWNNTKTPFKLEFYHQGMYFDSPVTINEVTATSVHKIKYSPDYFNFGDVQHDKDTVKDLGFAGFKVLYPINSKDKNDEIVSMLGASYFRVIGQGQTYGLSARGLAIDTALPSGEEFPRFREFWVERPKPTDKRLTIYALLDSPRATGAYRFVIMPGRDTVVDVQSKVYLRDKVGKLGVAPLTSMFLFGPNQPSPTVNYRPELHDSNGLSILAGNGEWIWRPLNNPKHLAVSSYAMENPQGFGLLQRGRQFSRFEDLDDRYDQRPSAWVTPKGDWGKGKVELVEIPTNDETNDNIVAYWTPDQLPDAGKEMNFKYTITFSRDEDKLHAPDNAYVMQTRRSTGDVKQSNLIRQPDGTIAFIVDFTGADMKKMPQDTPVTAQASIGDNGEIVANSVRYNPITKGWRMTLRVKVKDPKKTTEMRAALVNADQTLSETWSYQLPANE, encoded by the coding sequence ATGAAACATAAACCACAGATGATGAAACTGCGTTGGTTAGGCGCAGCCGTAATGTTGTCCCTGTGTACTTCATCTGCATGGGCATTCAATATTGATGATGTAGCGAAGCAGGCTCAATCTCTTGCCGGAAAGGGCTATGAAGCGCCGAAAAGCAACCTGCCTTCCGTTTTCCGTGACATGAAATACGCGGACTACCAGCAAATCCAGTTCAATCACGATAAAGCCTACTGGAACAACACTAAGACCCCATTTAAGCTCGAATTTTACCATCAGGGCATGTATTTCGACTCGCCGGTGACCATTAATGAGGTAACCGCAACGTCCGTTCACAAAATCAAGTACAGCCCGGATTACTTCAACTTCGGCGATGTTCAGCACGATAAAGATACGGTGAAGGATCTGGGCTTCGCGGGTTTCAAAGTGCTCTATCCGATCAACAGCAAAGACAAAAACGATGAAATCGTCAGCATGCTCGGAGCCAGCTACTTCCGCGTAATTGGCCAGGGCCAGACTTACGGTCTGTCCGCGCGCGGTCTTGCCATCGATACGGCGCTGCCTTCCGGGGAAGAATTCCCGCGTTTCCGCGAGTTTTGGGTTGAGCGTCCAAAACCGACCGATAAGCGCCTGACTATCTATGCGTTGCTGGATTCGCCGCGCGCGACCGGCGCCTACCGCTTTGTCATTATGCCGGGCCGCGACACGGTCGTTGACGTGCAGTCGAAAGTTTATCTTCGCGATAAAGTCGGCAAACTGGGCGTTGCGCCGCTGACCAGCATGTTCCTCTTCGGGCCTAACCAGCCTTCCCCGACCGTCAACTACCGTCCTGAGCTCCATGACTCTAACGGTTTGTCTATCCTCGCGGGCAACGGCGAGTGGATCTGGCGTCCGCTGAACAACCCGAAACATCTGGCGGTGAGCAGCTATGCGATGGAAAACCCGCAGGGGTTTGGCCTGCTGCAGCGCGGCCGTCAGTTCTCCCGCTTTGAAGATCTGGACGACCGCTACGACCAGCGTCCAAGCGCGTGGGTCACGCCAAAAGGCGACTGGGGCAAAGGCAAAGTCGAACTGGTGGAAATTCCGACCAACGATGAGACCAACGACAACATCGTCGCTTACTGGACGCCGGATCAGCTGCCGGATGCCGGTAAAGAGATGAACTTCAAGTACACCATCACCTTCAGCCGCGACGAAGATAAGCTGCATGCGCCGGACAACGCGTATGTCATGCAGACTCGCCGCTCTACCGGCGATGTTAAACAGTCCAACCTGATTCGTCAGCCTGACGGCACGATTGCCTTTATCGTTGATTTCACCGGCGCGGACATGAAGAAAATGCCGCAGGATACTCCGGTAACGGCGCAGGCGAGCATCGGCGACAATGGTGAAATCGTTGCCAACAGCGTGCGCTATAACCCGATAACCAAAGGCTGGCGCATGACGCTGCGCGTAAAAGTGAAAGATCCGAAGAAGACGACTGAGATGCGGGCCGCGCTGGTCAACGCTGACCAGACGCTGAGTGAAACCTGGAGCTATCAGCTACCTGCCAATGAATAA
- the mdoC gene encoding glucans biosynthesis protein MdoC, with translation MNKVPAQREYFLDSIRAWLMLLGIPFHISLIYSSHTWHVNSAEPSWWLTVFNDFIHSFRMQVFFVISGYFSYMLYLRYPMKKWWQVRVERVGIPMLTAIPLLTLPQFIMLQYVNGKAGVWSDLSRYDKYNTLAWELVSHLWFLLVLVVLTTLGLAMFRWIKQRQQASITAFFDNITLGKLTLVFLGLGVFYAAMRRTLFIFFPHTLSDGLFNFVVMQTLFYLPFFILGAQTFVNARLKTLFITPSPWSMAGALLGFIAYRVNQHFGSGDAWMYETEYVITMVLGLLMVNVVFSLGYRLLNFQSARVTYFVNASLFIYLVHHPLTLLYGAWIAPAIGSDTLGFITGLVFVIGSAVILYELHLRIPLLRFLFSGKPQPRHTEAHASASKPA, from the coding sequence ATGAATAAAGTACCCGCACAACGTGAATACTTTCTCGACTCCATCCGCGCATGGCTGATGCTGCTCGGGATCCCGTTCCACATATCGCTGATCTACTCCAGCCATACGTGGCACGTGAATAGCGCCGAACCGTCGTGGTGGCTCACGGTGTTTAATGACTTTATCCACTCGTTCCGCATGCAGGTTTTTTTTGTCATTTCCGGCTATTTTTCCTACATGCTGTATCTGCGATACCCGATGAAAAAGTGGTGGCAGGTGCGCGTCGAGCGCGTCGGCATCCCGATGCTGACTGCGATCCCTCTTCTCACCCTGCCGCAGTTCATTATGCTGCAGTATGTGAACGGCAAGGCCGGCGTCTGGAGCGATCTTTCGCGGTATGACAAATACAATACGCTGGCGTGGGAGCTGGTCTCGCATCTCTGGTTCCTGCTGGTGCTGGTGGTGTTAACCACGCTGGGCCTTGCCATGTTCAGATGGATTAAGCAGCGTCAACAGGCCTCAATTACGGCGTTTTTCGACAACATTACCCTCGGCAAGCTGACGCTTGTGTTTTTGGGATTGGGCGTTTTTTATGCCGCGATGCGCCGTACGCTGTTTATCTTTTTCCCGCACACGCTAAGCGACGGGCTGTTTAACTTTGTCGTGATGCAGACCCTTTTCTACCTGCCCTTCTTTATCCTTGGCGCGCAGACGTTCGTGAATGCCCGGCTGAAAACGCTGTTCATCACCCCTTCGCCCTGGTCCATGGCTGGGGCGTTGCTCGGTTTCATTGCCTATCGGGTAAACCAGCACTTTGGCTCCGGCGATGCCTGGATGTATGAAACAGAGTATGTCATCACCATGGTGCTTGGACTGCTGATGGTGAATGTCGTCTTTTCACTGGGGTACCGCCTGCTTAACTTCCAGTCGGCGCGCGTGACCTATTTTGTTAATGCTTCGCTGTTTATTTACCTCGTCCATCATCCGCTGACGCTGCTGTATGGCGCCTGGATAGCGCCGGCGATCGGCTCAGATACGCTGGGCTTTATTACCGGACTGGTGTTTGTCATCGGGAGTGCCGTTATCTTGTACGAACTGCACCTGCGCATTCCCCTGCTTCGCTTCTTGTTCTCAGGAAAACCGCAGCCGCGCCATACCGAGGCGCACGCTTCAGCGTCAAAACCGGCCTAA
- a CDS encoding fimbrial protein domain-containing protein, with the protein MKTLVKFVFPFVCLSSALFSAGVQASSPPAQGGVIHFVGQIVEDPCDIATSSQAVSLRCMRNGKVSTTAISYQQAEAGTAMSNNIASISMHYLNPQHTLATVIVDYK; encoded by the coding sequence ATGAAAACATTGGTTAAGTTTGTATTCCCTTTTGTTTGTCTCTCCTCCGCGTTGTTTTCTGCTGGCGTGCAGGCATCCTCGCCACCGGCTCAGGGCGGCGTCATTCATTTTGTTGGCCAGATTGTTGAGGATCCCTGCGATATCGCGACCAGTTCACAGGCCGTTTCACTGCGATGTATGCGAAACGGGAAGGTAAGCACCACGGCTATTTCTTATCAGCAGGCGGAGGCGGGGACGGCGATGAGCAACAACATCGCCAGTATCAGCATGCATTACCTGAACCCCCAGCATACCCTGGCGACCGTGATCGTCGATTACAAATAG
- the csgD gene encoding biofilm master transcriptional regulator CsgD — MRTDKTPSVLRSLLLITRPSLQSTLLLQALKKRFYNDVTLEHCDVVDSEIVDDGDLLLFDMQSIDSQAMHQWCFALQNCPKQFKVLLFNTPQHYHNRDIVEWPMISGVFHTETDEEHLIDGIKNVCRGEKCFPKVINDYIVQQLNLSHPQWNECVELTRREKEILCKLRQGASNIEIAHLLFISENTVKTHIYNLFKKLSVKNRTQAVFWANRNLR, encoded by the coding sequence ATGAGAACGGATAAAACCCCATCAGTTCTTAGGTCATTGTTATTAATTACAAGACCTTCCTTACAATCAACGCTGTTGCTGCAGGCGCTTAAAAAACGTTTTTACAACGACGTCACCCTGGAGCACTGCGATGTCGTTGATAGCGAGATCGTTGACGACGGTGACCTGCTGCTGTTCGATATGCAGTCTATTGACAGCCAGGCCATGCATCAGTGGTGCTTCGCCCTGCAAAACTGCCCAAAGCAGTTCAAAGTGCTGCTCTTCAACACGCCTCAGCACTACCACAACCGCGACATTGTCGAATGGCCGATGATTAGCGGCGTTTTCCACACTGAAACGGATGAAGAGCATTTGATAGACGGTATCAAAAACGTCTGCCGGGGAGAGAAGTGCTTCCCTAAAGTCATCAATGACTACATCGTTCAGCAGCTTAATCTTTCTCATCCGCAATGGAATGAGTGCGTTGAACTTACGCGTCGGGAAAAAGAGATCCTCTGCAAGCTTCGTCAGGGGGCTTCAAATATTGAAATCGCTCATTTGCTTTTTATCAGTGAAAACACGGTGAAAACGCATATCTATAATTTGTTTAAGAAGCTTTCAGTCAAAAACAGGACGCAGGCAGTTTTTTGGGCCAACAGAAATCTGCGCTGA